TGGGCGTTTTTCCGGTCCGGTTGGGTCGGAGTTTCCGTTTGACGGAGGGCGGGAGGGGGGCGACTTTCCCCGTTCACAACTTCCCACTATGTCAGACGCAATCTACGACTTGGTCATCATCGGCGGCGGTCCCGCCGGCTACGTGGCGGCGATCCGTGCCGGACAGCTCGGCAAGAAGGTCGCGGTCATCGAGATGGAGCGCGCGGGCGGCACCTGCCTCAACTGGGGCTGCATCCCGACCAAGGCGTTGCTCAAGAGCGCCGAGCTCTACCTCAAGATCCAGAAGGCCGAGGCTTACGGCCTCAGCGTGACCGGCGCGTCGTTCGACTTTGCCAAGGTCGTGGAGCGCTCGCGCGGCGTCGCGGCTCAGATGGCCAAGGGCGTCGAGTTCCTCTTCAAGAAGAACAAGGTGGACTACATCGTCGGCAAGGGCTCCGTCGTGATGCCCGGCATGGTGGAAATCACCGCCGGCGACAAAAAGGGCTCGTTCCTCAAGACAAAAAACATCCTGCTCTGCACCGGCCAGCGTCCGAAAACCCTCCCCGGCCTGCCCGTGGACGGGGCGCGGGTGCTGACCTCGCGCGAAGCGCTCGCGGCCAAGGCTCCGCCGAAGTCCATCGCCATCATCGGCGCCGGCGCCATCGGCGTGGAGTTCGCGTATTTCTTCAACGCCTTCGGCTCGAAGGTGACCCTCATCGAGATGCTGCCGCAGGTTCTGCCCGTCGAGGATGAGGAGGTCGCCAAGGTGCTGGAGCGCAATTTCACCAAGCAGGGCATCGCCATCCATACCGGCACCAAGAGCGACAACATCCGCGTGGGCGACAAGAGCGTGAAGCTCGACCTCGTGAAGGACGGCGCCAAGACCGAACTCGAGGTGGAGAGCGTGCTCGTGGCCGTCGGCATCACCGCCAATCTCGACGGACTGGTCTCACCCAAGGTGAAGCTGGAACTCGATCGCGGCTTCGTGAAGGTGGACGCCAATTACCAGACGAGCACTCCCGGCATCTACGCCGCCGGCGACATCCAGGGGCCGCCGTGGCTCGCGCACGTCGCGTCGTTCCGTGCCATCCAGGCGGTGGACGGCATGTTTGGCCACGCCAAGCCGAAGCAGGTCGGTCTCTTCCCCGGCTGCACCTACTGCCAGCCGCAGGTGGCCAGCACGGGTCTTACCGAGAAGCAGGCCAAGGAGAAGAAAGTCGACTACAAGGTCGGCAAATTCCCCTTCACGGCGGTCGGCAAGGCTGTCGCGTCCGGCGACACCGAGGGTTTTGTGAAGGTTATCTCGGACGCCAAGACCGGCGAAATTCTCGGCGTGCACATCATCGGTGCCGAGGCCACCGAGCTGATTGCCGAATATGGCCTCGCGATGAACCTCGAAGCCACGGTGGACGAGATCCATGACACCATCCACGCGCATCCGACGCTGTCCGAGGCGCTGGGTGAGGCGGCGCTGGCCACGCATGGCAAGGCGATCCACATCTGAGTTACCGGGTTTGGGCGGGGACGATCACCTGCAAGCCAAGGCCGCCGAGAGGGCGGCCTTTTTGCTGGACGGTGGCCATCGGGGATCGGTGCATTTTATGGGTTGCTAGGGTGGGAGGGCGGGGCTTTTTGTGAGGGCTTCCCGCATGGCATTCGATCTCAAGCGCGTTTTGAAAGTGATGCTGTTCGCCTCGAACGGCCCCCTTTCGGTCAAGGACATCCAGACGGCCGTGAGCCGTTTCCACGAGCAGGCCACCTCGCTGCCGCTGGAGGATGCGCCCGCAGGGGATGCGCCCGGAGCAGGTGCGGCCGAAACCACGGAGGCGGCACCGGTGCCGGCCGTGGCGGGGGAGGCTCCCGTTGAGTCGACCGATGCGCTGGTCGCGGTGCCGGTGGAGGACGATGAATTTTATCGCGATGTGCCGACCCTGGTCACCGCGGCGGAGATCCGCGAGGCGATGGAGGCGATCTCGCTGGAGATGCAGGCGACCGGCAGCGAGACGGTGTTGGTCGAGGGCTCCATGGGCTGGCGACTGGCCAGTCATCCGCGCTTTGCCCGCTGGGTGCGCCTGCTGCGCAACGAACCGCCCCCGGTGCGGCTGAGTCCCTCATCTCTGGAGACGCTGGCCGTGGTGGCCTATCGTCAGCCCGTGACCCGCGCCGAGATTGAGCAGATCCGCGGGGTGTCGGCCGAGGCCGGCATCACGAAACTTCTGGAGCGAGACCTGATCTACATCGTTGGCCGGGCTGATCTCCCGGGTCGTCCCATCCAATACGGGACGACGGAGGCCTTCCTTGAATTTGTCGGAATCAAGTCCCTCGATGAGCTGCCCGCTTCTGACGTGCTTTCGCCGCGCCAGATTGATGCGTGGCTGCAGACTTCAGCCAATCCGCGCCCGGCCGGTGATGCCGACATGGGGCTGGATGAGACCGAGGAAGACCAGATGAGTCTTCCCCAGGGCGAAGCGGCTCCGGTCGAAGCCGCTCCGGCCGAGAAACCGGAAGGCAGCTAAGCTGGTCGCGGGCAGTGGGGGAACCGGTCCTGAATGGAGGTCATTCTCGCCGGAGCAGGTAGAAGATAACCACGCCGGCAATCAGCAGGCCCATGGCGCCGAAGAAGTAGATGAAACAGCCTCGCTTGACCTCGTCCTTGATGGTTCCACCGCTGGTTTGGTAGCGCTCGATTAGCTTGTCGGCGTCGAGCGGGGACGTGCTTTCGCCGGAGGGAGGCCTCGCGCCTCCTGCAGCCGGAATCCTGGGGTTTTCGACCGGACGCGCCGGACGGGGGAGGCTTTGCTCCCTGGCGATCTCCCGGTCGAGCCAAGCGACTTGTTCCTGCGCGGCGGCACGCAGGCGCTGAAGTTCCTTAAGCCGTTCGGACATGGAGGGAGAGAAGGGAAATCGACGACAGGCTGCAAGCATCCGCCAGAGGGCGGCCATTCTATCTGTCTGCCGACATGCTAGCCCGGGCAAAAAACAAGGCGCACCTTGCGGGTGCGCCTGGATATGAAAGCGACGAGCGGATGGCTCAGACGACGTTCACCTTGCGGTGGGCCTTGTCGAACTGGACGGTGCCGTCGCGAAGCGCGAACAGCGTCCAATCGCGGCCGATGCCCACGCCCTTGCCGGCATGGTGCTTGGAGCCGCGCTGGCGGACGATGATGCCGCCGGCGAGAATCTTCTGGCCGCCGAAAACCTTCACGCCGAGGCGCTGCGAGGCGCTGTCGCGACCGTTGCTGGATGTTC
This DNA window, taken from Oleiharenicola lentus, encodes the following:
- the scpB gene encoding SMC-Scp complex subunit ScpB, with product MAFDLKRVLKVMLFASNGPLSVKDIQTAVSRFHEQATSLPLEDAPAGDAPGAGAAETTEAAPVPAVAGEAPVESTDALVAVPVEDDEFYRDVPTLVTAAEIREAMEAISLEMQATGSETVLVEGSMGWRLASHPRFARWVRLLRNEPPPVRLSPSSLETLAVVAYRQPVTRAEIEQIRGVSAEAGITKLLERDLIYIVGRADLPGRPIQYGTTEAFLEFVGIKSLDELPASDVLSPRQIDAWLQTSANPRPAGDADMGLDETEEDQMSLPQGEAAPVEAAPAEKPEGS
- the rpmA gene encoding 50S ribosomal protein L27, coding for MAHKKGQGTSSNGRDSASQRLGVKVFGGQKILAGGIIVRQRGSKHHAGKGVGIGRDWTLFALRDGTVQFDKAHRKVNVV
- the lpdA gene encoding dihydrolipoyl dehydrogenase, translated to MSDAIYDLVIIGGGPAGYVAAIRAGQLGKKVAVIEMERAGGTCLNWGCIPTKALLKSAELYLKIQKAEAYGLSVTGASFDFAKVVERSRGVAAQMAKGVEFLFKKNKVDYIVGKGSVVMPGMVEITAGDKKGSFLKTKNILLCTGQRPKTLPGLPVDGARVLTSREALAAKAPPKSIAIIGAGAIGVEFAYFFNAFGSKVTLIEMLPQVLPVEDEEVAKVLERNFTKQGIAIHTGTKSDNIRVGDKSVKLDLVKDGAKTELEVESVLVAVGITANLDGLVSPKVKLELDRGFVKVDANYQTSTPGIYAAGDIQGPPWLAHVASFRAIQAVDGMFGHAKPKQVGLFPGCTYCQPQVASTGLTEKQAKEKKVDYKVGKFPFTAVGKAVASGDTEGFVKVISDAKTGEILGVHIIGAEATELIAEYGLAMNLEATVDEIHDTIHAHPTLSEALGEAALATHGKAIHI